One window of Thiomicrorhabdus lithotrophica genomic DNA carries:
- a CDS encoding ABC transporter ATP-binding protein produces MAAEKPKKIKVTASSERSYTWQRIYDLVVQHKPELIKANIIAFFAMLATVPLPMLLPILVDEVLLDKPGPIVAFLQIFVSSDWYTATYYIVAITIITIVLRGIGLGLGVWQMQQFTVIAKNVTYKIRKDLLGRVQGVSMAQYASMGSGSVSATMLNDVNTIDTFLGTTVSKLIIAVFSLVGISLVLFWLNWQLAIFILLFNPIVVYFTMVMGRRVKTLKKDENTAVDAFQQSLTETLDALQQVRAANQDTNFFDRVREHAFSIKTHSEAFTWKSDAASRFSFMIFLVGFDLFRGVGMLMVVFSDLSIGQMIAVFGYLWFMMGPIQELLAIQYGYSAASGALQRINEVLDLKQEPKYQQKKNPFIASDAVSVAVKDLCFSYPGKSESVLQSLNFKIEAGEKLALVGASGGGKTTLVQLLLGFYEATSGQVFYDDVPITEIGQSIVRANVATVLQHPALFNQTIRFNLTLGQSLPDKALWLALEQAQLADTINALDDKLDSIVGRNGIKLSGGQRQRLAIARMILQDPKVVIMDEATSALDMETERKLYEDLAPFLANRTTLIVAHRLSSIRQADRIMVFEDGHIIESGSHDELMAQAGTYHKLYR; encoded by the coding sequence ATGGCCGCTGAAAAGCCTAAAAAAATTAAAGTAACGGCATCATCTGAGCGTTCTTACACTTGGCAGCGTATCTATGATTTAGTGGTTCAACATAAACCAGAATTGATTAAGGCAAATATTATTGCATTTTTTGCCATGCTTGCCACCGTTCCACTACCGATGCTATTGCCTATTCTAGTGGATGAGGTCTTGCTGGATAAGCCTGGCCCTATTGTCGCTTTTTTGCAAATTTTTGTCTCATCAGACTGGTATACAGCGACTTATTATATTGTGGCAATTACGATTATCACCATTGTTCTGCGTGGAATAGGTTTGGGGTTAGGCGTTTGGCAGATGCAGCAATTCACGGTTATTGCAAAGAATGTCACCTATAAAATCCGTAAAGATCTATTAGGACGGGTACAGGGGGTTTCCATGGCGCAATATGCTTCGATGGGAAGCGGTAGCGTATCGGCCACCATGTTGAACGATGTAAATACCATTGATACTTTTTTAGGCACGACGGTAAGTAAGCTTATTATTGCTGTGTTTTCATTAGTGGGTATCAGTTTGGTGTTGTTTTGGCTTAACTGGCAGTTAGCGATATTTATTTTGTTGTTTAATCCTATTGTGGTCTATTTCACTATGGTTATGGGACGCAGAGTTAAGACGCTAAAAAAAGATGAAAACACTGCTGTCGATGCTTTTCAGCAATCGCTTACTGAGACTTTAGATGCGCTTCAACAAGTTCGAGCCGCCAATCAAGATACGAATTTTTTTGATAGAGTAAGAGAGCACGCCTTTTCTATAAAAACCCATTCGGAGGCATTTACTTGGAAAAGTGATGCGGCTAGCCGATTTTCATTTATGATTTTCTTAGTTGGGTTTGACCTCTTTAGAGGAGTTGGAATGCTAATGGTCGTCTTTTCTGACCTTTCTATTGGGCAAATGATTGCGGTATTTGGTTATCTTTGGTTCATGATGGGGCCTATACAAGAACTGTTAGCGATTCAATATGGTTACAGTGCAGCAAGTGGGGCTTTGCAACGTATTAATGAGGTTTTAGATTTAAAGCAAGAGCCTAAATATCAACAAAAGAAAAACCCTTTTATTGCCTCTGATGCGGTTTCTGTTGCGGTGAAAGATTTATGTTTTAGTTATCCAGGTAAATCAGAATCCGTTTTGCAGAGTCTTAACTTTAAGATTGAGGCAGGTGAAAAACTGGCGTTAGTAGGGGCTAGTGGTGGTGGTAAAACTACCTTAGTTCAATTGCTACTTGGCTTCTATGAAGCGACCAGTGGGCAAGTGTTTTATGATGATGTGCCAATTACTGAAATTGGTCAGTCTATTGTCAGGGCAAATGTGGCAACGGTCTTACAGCATCCCGCTTTGTTTAATCAAACGATTCGTTTTAACTTAACATTAGGACAATCTTTACCAGATAAAGCTTTGTGGTTAGCACTTGAGCAGGCTCAACTTGCCGATACTATTAATGCATTAGATGATAAGCTTGATTCGATTGTTGGTCGTAATGGTATTAAATTGTCTGGTGGGCAACGCCAAAGATTGGCTATTGCTCGTATGATTTTACAAGATCCAAAAGTCGTTATTATGGATGAAGCCACTTCGGCTTTAGATATGGAAACTGAACGAAAATTGTATGAAGATTTGGCACCATTTTTAGCAAATCGTACAACATTGATTGTCGCGCATAGACTAAGCTCAATCCGTCAAGCGGATAGAATTATGGTGTTTGAAGATGGACATATTATTGAATCAGGTAGTCATGATGAACTCATGGCACAAGCAGGTACTTATCATAAGTTGTATCGATAA
- the folD gene encoding bifunctional methylenetetrahydrofolate dehydrogenase/methenyltetrahydrofolate cyclohydrolase FolD — translation MTAKILDGKAIAAELRESIKQEVDKQVALGKKAPGLAVIMVGEDPASQVYVRNKKIACQKAGFNDVSVVLPTDTSQEEVLALIDKLNADDDVHGIIVQLPVPNQIDPEEIIERIHPCKDVDGFHPYNVGRLATRMPQLAPCTPHGVMTMLAKTGIPLRGLNAVVVGASNIVGVPMMLELLNERATVTVCHSATKDLAKKVSEADLVVVGVGIPNMVKGEWIKDGAIVIDVGINRLDDGTLCGDVEYDVAKEKAGWITPVPGGVGPMTIATLLENTMQVAYHLDCKV, via the coding sequence ATGACTGCAAAAATTTTAGACGGTAAGGCTATTGCGGCTGAGTTACGTGAATCAATTAAACAAGAAGTGGATAAGCAAGTAGCTTTGGGTAAAAAAGCACCAGGCCTTGCCGTTATTATGGTTGGCGAAGACCCTGCCTCTCAGGTTTATGTTCGCAATAAGAAGATAGCTTGCCAAAAAGCGGGTTTTAACGATGTATCTGTTGTTCTTCCTACAGACACATCTCAAGAAGAAGTTTTAGCTCTGATTGATAAGTTAAATGCTGATGATGATGTTCACGGCATTATTGTGCAACTACCCGTTCCCAATCAAATCGATCCGGAAGAAATTATTGAACGCATTCACCCTTGTAAAGACGTAGATGGCTTCCATCCATATAACGTGGGTCGTTTAGCCACTCGCATGCCTCAACTGGCACCTTGCACTCCACATGGTGTTATGACGATGTTGGCTAAAACAGGTATTCCTTTACGAGGTTTGAACGCAGTGGTTGTTGGTGCATCTAATATTGTTGGTGTTCCAATGATGCTAGAGCTATTAAATGAACGTGCGACAGTAACGGTTTGCCACAGTGCTACGAAAGACTTAGCTAAAAAAGTTTCTGAAGCAGACTTAGTGGTGGTAGGTGTTGGTATTCCTAACATGGTTAAAGGCGAGTGGATTAAAGATGGCGCTATCGTGATTGATGTGGGAATCAACCGTTTAGATGATGGAACACTTTGTGGTGATGTTGAATATGATGTTGCTAAAGAAAAAGCCGGTTGGATTACGCCAGTTCCAGGCGGTGTTGGTCCAATGACGATTGCTACATTACTTGAAAATACGATGCAAGTGGCTTACCACCTAGATTGTAAAGTTTAA
- a CDS encoding ABC transporter substrate-binding protein: protein MKSKIFSKTFGLVAGLAMSAMTWQANAAEPLKIGYSDWPGWVAWEVAIEKKWFAKEGVDVKFEWFDYVASMDAYAAGKLDAVHMTNGDALVTGSTGAPSVMILLNDYSNGNDMVVGKAGVESIKDLKGKKVGVEVGFVAHLMLLTALDANGMSESDITLVNVPTNETPQVLASGEVDAIVAWQPSSGQALSMVPGSKAVFTSANNPGIIYDGLSVNPASLSSRKADWEKVLKVWYKTVDYINDPKTHDEAVAIMASRAGLSAEEYAPFLKGTKLLTLKEAKAAFKKGDGLDSIYGSTKVSDDFNVANKVYDAPQDIDTYFDASLTNGL from the coding sequence ATGAAGTCTAAGATATTTTCTAAAACGTTTGGTTTGGTAGCGGGTCTCGCTATGAGTGCAATGACTTGGCAAGCAAATGCGGCTGAGCCTTTAAAGATTGGTTATAGTGATTGGCCTGGATGGGTTGCTTGGGAAGTAGCTATTGAGAAGAAGTGGTTTGCTAAAGAAGGCGTGGATGTAAAGTTTGAATGGTTTGATTACGTTGCATCTATGGATGCTTATGCAGCGGGTAAATTAGATGCTGTACACATGACTAACGGGGATGCGTTAGTGACCGGTTCTACTGGTGCACCAAGTGTCATGATTTTACTTAATGATTACTCTAACGGTAACGATATGGTTGTTGGTAAAGCTGGTGTTGAATCTATCAAAGACCTTAAAGGTAAAAAAGTAGGTGTAGAAGTTGGTTTTGTTGCTCACCTAATGTTACTAACAGCTTTAGATGCCAATGGTATGTCTGAGTCTGATATTACTTTAGTTAACGTTCCTACCAATGAAACCCCACAAGTTCTAGCGTCTGGTGAAGTGGATGCAATCGTTGCTTGGCAACCAAGTTCTGGTCAAGCTTTAAGCATGGTTCCAGGTTCTAAAGCGGTATTTACGTCTGCTAACAATCCAGGAATTATCTATGATGGTTTATCTGTAAACCCTGCTAGTCTTTCAAGTCGTAAAGCTGACTGGGAAAAGGTTTTAAAAGTTTGGTATAAAACAGTCGATTACATTAATGATCCTAAAACACATGATGAAGCGGTAGCGATTATGGCTTCTCGTGCAGGTCTATCTGCTGAAGAATATGCGCCATTCCTTAAAGGAACTAAGCTGTTAACTTTAAAAGAAGCAAAAGCCGCATTTAAAAAAGGTGATGGGCTAGATTCTATCTACGGTTCTACGAAAGTGTCTGATGACTTTAACGTAGCTAACAAAGTTTATGATGCTCCTCAAGATATCGATACCTATTTCGATGCATCTTTAACGAACGGTCTTTAA
- a CDS encoding fatty acid desaturase produces MKKSSLFFRHDDALFPTILALLYVLSTYFFGFGLILSESIWLNLIGVVLLAHSMVIAAYLIHEAAHLSVFKSKKHNKWFAEFLLWITGNSYSAFDDIQRKHQRHHTDRADIVSFDFRPILEKHPIVLKTINLFEWFYIPALEVLMHLLVMVLPFIKADRKSRRTRVLIVLALRVFMFSWLASISIHVLWLYPLAYLLFMTVMRFMDVHQHTYEVYETLDKPRGAEARLRDREFEEHNTYSNLLSVKYPWVNLLVLNFSYHNVHHDQQMQPWYRLPKIHHEKYGDEYQQILTFRHLIKSFHKYRVPRVVNGDPIDLPVKQDEGETFIGVDGVSFLTAH; encoded by the coding sequence ATGAAAAAAAGTTCACTGTTTTTTAGACATGATGATGCTTTGTTTCCAACAATTCTTGCTCTGTTATATGTATTGAGCACCTATTTTTTTGGATTTGGATTGATACTTTCCGAATCTATTTGGTTGAATCTTATTGGTGTCGTTTTATTAGCCCATTCAATGGTGATTGCAGCCTATCTTATTCATGAAGCCGCGCATTTAAGTGTCTTTAAATCTAAAAAACACAATAAGTGGTTTGCTGAATTTTTATTGTGGATAACGGGTAATAGTTATTCTGCGTTTGATGATATTCAACGTAAGCATCAACGCCACCATACTGACCGTGCGGATATTGTCTCTTTTGACTTTAGACCCATTCTTGAAAAGCACCCAATAGTATTAAAAACCATTAACTTGTTTGAATGGTTCTATATCCCAGCGTTAGAAGTGTTAATGCATCTATTAGTGATGGTTTTACCTTTTATCAAAGCGGATAGAAAATCTCGTAGAACCAGAGTGTTAATCGTATTAGCTTTAAGGGTTTTTATGTTTAGCTGGCTTGCCTCTATCTCGATTCATGTTTTGTGGCTCTACCCATTAGCGTATTTGCTGTTTATGACTGTCATGCGTTTTATGGATGTACACCAACACACTTATGAAGTGTATGAAACCTTAGATAAACCAAGAGGAGCGGAGGCGCGTTTAAGAGATAGAGAGTTTGAAGAGCACAATACCTATTCAAATTTACTCTCTGTTAAATACCCTTGGGTAAATCTTTTGGTTTTGAATTTTAGTTATCACAATGTACATCATGATCAACAAATGCAGCCTTGGTATCGTTTACCTAAAATCCATCATGAGAAATATGGTGATGAGTATCAGCAAATACTGACGTTTAGACACCTCATTAAAAGCTTTCATAAATACCGAGTACCTCGTGTTGTAAATGGTGATCCCATTGATTTACCTGTTAAACAAGATGAAGGTGAAACCTTTATTGGTGTTGACGGTGTCTCTTTTTTAACCGCACATTAA
- a CDS encoding N-acyl homoserine lactonase family protein: protein MTQVKKFWPILTGRHHYEKTLSTRGRGHGEIIKAPILAYLIETQNGRILFDVGCDYQKIKQPGLRKHYYEHDGFPFGPPEMEEEEQLPNKLQILGLQPEDVDVVFCSHLHFDHAGGLCEFCQAEVHVHTSEMQAAKDLADDAYFTSDFDLPLNWKIQHGEYDLVPGVSAIETPGHTAGHMSMMIELPKGQPIILAGDAADLVENLEDEVPPGLCWQDNEQMAIDSIKKLKRLSLQQKAVLWPNHDWDFFQKHNVFPSFFE, encoded by the coding sequence ATGACCCAAGTAAAAAAGTTTTGGCCTATTTTGACTGGCCGCCATCATTATGAGAAAACGCTATCTACTCGTGGGCGTGGTCATGGTGAAATTATTAAAGCTCCGATATTGGCCTATTTAATTGAAACCCAAAATGGCCGAATACTATTCGATGTGGGTTGTGATTATCAAAAGATTAAACAACCAGGCCTACGTAAACACTATTATGAGCATGATGGTTTTCCGTTTGGGCCTCCTGAGATGGAAGAAGAGGAACAGTTACCTAATAAATTACAAATTTTAGGTCTACAGCCTGAAGATGTTGATGTGGTTTTTTGTAGTCATTTGCACTTTGATCATGCCGGTGGTTTATGTGAATTTTGTCAGGCGGAAGTGCATGTTCATACAAGTGAAATGCAAGCGGCTAAAGACCTTGCTGATGATGCCTATTTTACATCTGATTTTGATTTACCACTAAATTGGAAAATACAACATGGGGAGTATGATTTAGTTCCTGGTGTCAGTGCCATTGAAACCCCTGGCCATACGGCTGGGCATATGTCGATGATGATTGAGTTGCCTAAAGGTCAGCCCATTATTTTGGCTGGGGATGCGGCAGATTTGGTTGAGAATCTAGAAGATGAAGTTCCACCAGGCCTGTGTTGGCAAGACAATGAACAAATGGCGATTGATAGCATTAAAAAACTCAAACGGCTAAGTCTTCAACAAAAGGCTGTTCTATGGCCAAACCATGATTGGGATTTTTTTCAGAAACATAATGTTTTCCCTAGTTTTTTTGAATAG
- a CDS encoding sugar phosphate isomerase/epimerase encodes MKLQTFKTLWGNTLSIHDACQEARLAKFDGIEGRAPQTQHERVLWLDALEQNHAAYIAEIVTGEDYVPNRKWSVQQHLDDLALQLENSLPLNPLFATAIAGLDAWSEEQSIEFFKQAMALADDKDIVISFETHRSRSLFNPWVTQRIVEALPQIKLTADISHWCVVCERLMDSEIETIKAIAGNVYHIHGRVGYDQGPQVPDPAAPEYAEALASHERIWQLFWTQQLNQNRKMTTLTPEFGPDGYCHLQPYTQQPVVDIWKINQWMNLRQQEHFKDFIEASL; translated from the coding sequence ATGAAGTTACAGACTTTTAAAACCTTATGGGGTAACACTTTGTCTATTCATGATGCTTGTCAGGAAGCACGTTTAGCAAAGTTTGACGGTATTGAAGGGCGAGCCCCACAAACACAGCATGAAAGAGTGCTGTGGCTAGATGCATTAGAGCAAAATCACGCTGCTTATATTGCAGAAATTGTTACAGGTGAAGATTATGTTCCTAACCGTAAATGGAGCGTTCAACAGCATTTAGATGACTTGGCGTTACAGCTAGAAAATTCTCTGCCTTTAAATCCGCTTTTTGCAACCGCTATTGCAGGGCTAGATGCTTGGTCTGAAGAACAGTCAATTGAATTCTTTAAACAGGCAATGGCTTTGGCAGATGACAAGGATATAGTCATTAGTTTTGAAACGCATCGTAGTCGAAGCCTTTTTAACCCTTGGGTGACTCAGAGAATTGTAGAAGCACTTCCACAAATCAAATTAACGGCAGATATCAGTCATTGGTGTGTGGTTTGTGAAAGACTAATGGATTCTGAAATAGAAACCATTAAAGCGATTGCTGGTAATGTCTACCATATACATGGTCGGGTCGGATATGACCAAGGCCCGCAAGTTCCAGATCCTGCCGCACCAGAGTATGCTGAAGCGTTAGCATCACATGAGCGAATATGGCAACTTTTTTGGACTCAACAGTTGAATCAAAATAGAAAAATGACAACCCTGACTCCCGAATTTGGCCCCGATGGTTATTGTCATTTACAGCCTTATACTCAGCAGCCGGTTGTAGATATTTGGAAGATAAATCAATGGATGAATCTTCGACAACAAGAACACTTTAAAGATTTTATTGAAGCGAGCCTATGA
- a CDS encoding DMT family transporter yields the protein MKNLTQHAQFPVLVLFVASFFWGLSWLPLKSLNQMGFDGAVLIFFSYGLLSLVFLPLLFLQRSYLVSHLKPWLLIFLLGGGANFVFNYALIYGEVIRVMVLFYLLPLWGVLGGKFFLHEHVDAKGWLAAGLAISGAFLIVGGFKVFETPPSWIDFLALLSGFLFAMNNVVFRANQDFPMIPKLSALFIGTTVMSGLLFFIQGAEIPQDVSLPAWQLLAFYGLVWLLISNYGSQWGVTHMPASRSSIIIITELVVAVISAVLIANETINLIEGVGGVLIVTAAVLEALRNTDEEKRTT from the coding sequence ATGAAAAACCTAACTCAGCATGCACAATTTCCAGTATTGGTATTATTCGTTGCTTCATTTTTTTGGGGCTTAAGCTGGCTACCACTTAAATCATTAAATCAAATGGGGTTTGACGGGGCTGTACTTATCTTCTTCTCTTATGGACTATTATCACTAGTTTTTTTGCCGTTACTGTTTTTACAACGCTCCTATTTAGTTTCTCATTTAAAACCCTGGTTATTAATCTTTTTACTGGGTGGCGGTGCTAACTTTGTATTTAACTATGCGTTGATTTATGGTGAAGTCATTCGTGTAATGGTGTTGTTTTATCTATTGCCATTATGGGGTGTTTTAGGAGGTAAGTTCTTTTTACATGAACATGTTGATGCAAAGGGTTGGTTAGCGGCAGGTTTAGCGATTTCAGGCGCGTTCCTGATTGTGGGTGGATTTAAAGTATTTGAAACGCCACCCAGTTGGATAGATTTTTTAGCGCTATTATCAGGCTTTTTGTTTGCGATGAATAACGTTGTATTTCGTGCAAATCAAGACTTTCCAATGATTCCAAAGCTCAGTGCATTATTTATAGGAACGACGGTCATGTCTGGTCTGCTCTTTTTTATTCAAGGCGCAGAGATTCCTCAAGATGTGAGTTTACCAGCATGGCAGCTGTTAGCATTCTACGGTTTAGTTTGGTTGCTTATCTCTAACTACGGCTCACAATGGGGAGTGACACATATGCCAGCAAGTCGTTCTTCCATTATTATCATTACCGAGTTGGTTGTCGCGGTTATATCCGCGGTATTGATTGCCAATGAAACCATTAACTTAATTGAAGGAGTTGGTGGTGTGCTTATTGTAACCGCTGCGGTATTAGAAGCCTTAAGAAATACCGATGAAGAAAAAAGAACCACTTAG
- the atzF gene encoding allophanate hydrolase — translation MHELNLTLSALKQQYQNGDLTPRALMKVLRENAQEYDNYNLFIHLLNENELEPYLSRLENSEPNSLPLWGVPFVIKDNIDLANIPTTAACKEFTNLPTESATVVTKLLEAGALPVGKSNLDQFATGLVGTRSPYGPCHNSFDFKMISGGSSSGSAVSLALNLCSFSLGTDTAGSGRVPAAFNNLIGLKPSKGLLSTKGVVPAVRSQDVVSIFALNSQDAYDVLQVSAVFDTEDEFSRHKSNLTPPAWNTKPVIGIPDKASRIFAGDTLAEDNFEQAISTLHNLGFELKEVPFQAWLGTAKLLYGGAWVAERYVAVEEFMQKHEQQMDPTVGAIIAGARNLSAADAYKGSYALQKAQRQTQLIWDESGIDCMMTPTTPSIYSIEDVENDPIGLNSILGTYTNFMNLLDYAAIAMPTGFRKDDLPTGVTFFAPAGSDNALLKLSDELHKEFVSTAGAKETKVPDANGLYFTNSQTIPLAVVGAHLMGFPLNSQLIERGAKLIKITKTAPKYQFYELSSRPILKPGLVKTSSQGESIELEVWAMPKQHLGSFLALIPSPLGLGKVELIDGSEVVGFICEPCGIEGATEITQTGGWRNWMKQRPAD, via the coding sequence ATGCATGAATTAAACCTAACCTTATCTGCACTTAAACAGCAGTATCAAAATGGCGATTTAACACCAAGAGCCTTAATGAAGGTATTGCGTGAAAATGCACAAGAATATGACAACTACAATCTGTTTATTCACTTATTAAATGAAAATGAATTAGAACCCTATTTAAGTCGACTGGAAAATTCAGAGCCTAACAGTCTTCCTCTTTGGGGAGTGCCGTTTGTCATTAAAGACAATATTGATTTGGCTAATATTCCAACCACCGCCGCTTGTAAAGAATTTACCAATTTACCGACTGAATCAGCAACGGTTGTTACAAAATTACTTGAGGCTGGCGCCCTTCCTGTAGGTAAATCCAATCTTGATCAATTTGCGACAGGCCTGGTAGGTACGCGTTCACCTTATGGCCCGTGTCACAACAGCTTTGATTTTAAAATGATTTCAGGCGGCTCAAGTTCAGGATCTGCAGTCTCTTTAGCGCTTAACCTTTGTAGCTTCTCTTTAGGCACCGATACCGCAGGTTCGGGACGAGTCCCTGCCGCATTTAACAACTTAATTGGTCTAAAACCATCCAAAGGCCTATTAAGCACTAAAGGGGTTGTGCCTGCGGTTCGTTCGCAAGATGTCGTGAGTATTTTTGCACTTAACTCGCAAGACGCTTACGACGTTTTACAAGTCAGTGCCGTATTTGATACTGAAGATGAATTTAGTCGCCATAAAAGCAACTTGACGCCACCTGCTTGGAATACAAAACCCGTCATTGGTATACCTGATAAAGCGAGCCGCATATTTGCAGGTGATACTTTAGCTGAAGATAACTTTGAACAGGCTATCTCTACATTACACAATCTAGGGTTTGAGCTAAAAGAAGTCCCCTTTCAAGCTTGGTTAGGTACCGCTAAACTTCTCTATGGTGGTGCCTGGGTGGCAGAACGCTACGTTGCAGTAGAAGAGTTTATGCAAAAACATGAACAACAAATGGATCCAACCGTCGGTGCCATTATTGCAGGCGCACGAAATCTATCTGCTGCAGATGCTTATAAAGGCAGTTATGCTCTACAAAAAGCGCAACGCCAAACTCAACTCATTTGGGATGAATCTGGCATAGATTGCATGATGACACCGACAACACCTTCTATTTATAGTATTGAAGACGTTGAAAATGATCCAATTGGGCTTAATTCAATATTAGGTACCTACACTAACTTTATGAATTTATTGGATTACGCGGCGATTGCCATGCCTACAGGCTTTAGAAAAGATGACTTACCTACAGGTGTCACCTTCTTTGCCCCTGCTGGCAGTGACAACGCGCTCTTAAAACTTTCCGATGAGTTACATAAAGAATTTGTCAGCACGGCTGGTGCTAAAGAAACGAAAGTGCCTGATGCCAATGGATTGTACTTTACCAATTCACAAACTATTCCACTTGCTGTTGTTGGTGCTCATTTGATGGGATTCCCACTCAATAGCCAGTTAATTGAACGCGGTGCAAAGTTAATTAAGATTACAAAAACTGCACCAAAATATCAGTTTTATGAACTTTCGAGTCGCCCTATATTGAAACCAGGCCTGGTAAAAACATCCTCGCAAGGTGAATCGATTGAACTGGAAGTTTGGGCAATGCCAAAACAACACTTAGGCTCATTCTTAGCATTAATTCCATCGCCACTAGGTTTAGGTAAAGTAGAACTCATTGATGGCAGTGAAGTAGTCGGTTTTATTTGTGAACCTTGCGGTATCGAAGGGGCAACAGAAATCACGCAAACAGGTGGCTGGCGTAATTGGATGAAACAGCGCCCTGCTGACTAG